From one Rhineura floridana isolate rRhiFlo1 chromosome 4, rRhiFlo1.hap2, whole genome shotgun sequence genomic stretch:
- the CD164 gene encoding sialomucin core protein 24, with protein MTCCNHFRWGGLGWALLLVVFASCLTSPFGVAVEEKADCEKHTNCSSCISSIEQSQVNCTWLQCNATEYYCTNATEYGNYCMPTFEGGTCSVFPINGATARTPTTANSSTPDPTTNITSPTVKPTAAKPTTPAHATTNTTSATGSASPKPTSKPSPRKSTFDAASFIGGIVLVLGLQAVIFFLYKFCKSKEQNYHTL; from the exons ATGACCTGCTGCAACCACTTTCGCTGGGGGGGCCTGGGCTGGGCGCTGCTCCTGGTGGTTTTCGCCTCTTGCCTCACCTCGCCGTTTGGAGTGGCTGTAGAGGAGAAAG CTGACTGTGAAAAACATACAAACTGCAGTTCCTGTATTAGTAGTATTGAACAGTCTCAAGTAAACTGCACGTGGCTTCAGTGCAATG CAACTGAGTACTACTGCACAAATGCAACAGAATATGGCAACTACTGTATGCCTACCTTTGAAGGTGGAACATGTTCAG ttttcCCTATCAATGGTGCCACAGCCCGTACACCTACCACAGCCAACTCTTCTACCCCAG ATCCTACAACCAACATAACTTCACCTACGGTCAAACCAACTGCTGCTAAACCTACAACACCCGCACATGCTACTACCAACACAACTTCAGCAACAG GCTCAGCTTCTCCCAAACCAACTTCCAAACCATCTCCACGCAAGTCCACCTTCGATGCTGCCAGTTTCATTGGTGGTATTGTCCTTGTGCTGGGACTACAAGCAGTAATCTTCTTTCTGTATAAATTTTGCAAGTCCAAAGAACAAAACTATCATACCCTCTAG